AACCTTCATCACCGGGTTCGCCCTCATCGCCCTCGGTGTCGCAACGGTCAACTTCTACGTACCCGTTGTGCCGCTGCCGCCGGCACTGCAGTCGCCCTGGCTCATCATCCACGTGTTCGTCGCGACCCTCGGAACCGGCTTCTTCGCGCTGGGCGCCGGCTTGTCCATCGTGCAGCTGCTCAAGTCGCGGCGCACGAGCGGACCGAAGTTCCTGTCGACACTGCCGAGTGCAGACAAACTCGAGACGCTCGCCTACCGACTCAACATCGTCGGTTTTGTTTTCTGGACCTTCACCCTCATCGCCGGAGCCATCTGGGCTGAGCGTGCGTGGGGTCGCTACTGGGGCTGGGACACCAAAGAGGTGTGGACCTTCATCATCTGGGTGATCTTCGCCGGGTACATTCACGCTCGAGCGACACGCGGCTGGCGTGGGGCCCGGTCCGCGTGGCTCGCGATCATCGGATTCACGGCGGTGCTCTTCAACTTCACCATCGTCAACCTCTTCTTCAAGGGCCTCCACGCCTACAGCGGCCTCTAAGCCTCAAGCAACTCCCAGCAGCGTTCGAGGCGGGCGCGCCACCAGAGCGTGCGGTCCTGGGTGGCCGCGTGACGACGCAGCAACCCGGGGCTCGGTACAACACGACGCACGGGCAGGGCACCATCGCGCGGGAGGAGCGGGGCATCCGTCACGTCCGCCGCGAGGAGTGCCGCGGTGCCGAGGCCGCAGTCGAAGTCGAGCGACGGTAGTGCCCCCGCCAGGTGCAGCCCCATCGAGATGCCCACGGATGTCTCGAGCCCGCTAGAGACCACCATCGGCAAACCCACCTCGGCCTCGAGCGACAGAACACGGCGCACGCCGCCCAGCGGTTGCACTTTCGCGATCAGCACATCGGCTGCCCCTGCCCGCGCGACCGCCAGCGGGTCGGATGCTTTGCGCACACTCTCGTCCGCGGCGATCGGGATGCCCATGTATCTGACCCGTTGCCGAATCTCGGCGAGTTCCTCCACTGTCGCGCACGGCTGTTCGACATATTCCAGGTCGTAGGGTGCGAGCGCGTGGATGGCGTGCTCGGCTTCGTCGACATTCCAGGCGCCGTTCGCGTCGACGCGGATCCGGCCCTCCGGGCCCAGAGCGGCGCGCACGGCCGCGACTCGCGCAACATCGTCGTCGAGCGTCTGGCCGCGTTCGGCGACCTTCACCTTTGCCGTTCGGGTTCCCGCAAATCGTGCGAGGGTAGCAGGAACATCGGCGGCCGCGAGCGCGGGCACCGTGGCGTTCACCGGGATGCTGTCCCGCAGCAGTGGCGGCGCTGCATTCCACCCGAAGTCGATTGCGGCGGCCAGCCACGCCGCCGCCTCCGGGTCGGCGTACTCGGTGAAGGGGGAGAACTCGGTCCACCCGTGCGGTCCCTCCAGCAGCATCGCCTCGCGCACGTCAATGCCGCGGAACCGCGACACGAGCGGCAGCGACACCACGTGTGTGGTGTCGAGGAGCTCATCGAGTGGGGGACGCATCACCCCAGTCTGACAAGACCCCTCACGTTATGGTGGGTTCGTGACAATTCCGGGCGAGCCAGAACGGGCGGCCATCAAGGTCGTGCCCATCTACCTCGACCCCGTCGTGGAGACGATCGAGGTGCCCGCGGAGGCCCCGGCATCCGTCGTCGAGGAGCCGGCCCCGGATGCTCCAGCGCCGCGTAGCGGTGTGCTGGGTGGCCTCGCGCTCCTTCTCGCCCTGGCCACGAGCATCCTCACGGCGATCGGCGTCTCGGTTGCTTCGAGCGGCGGGTTCGATGTCGGTGCGGCGCTCGCGTGGGCAGCGATCGTGACATCGGGGTTGTCCGTGCTCGCGGGACTCGTGGCGACGATCTTCCGGCTCGGCCGCGGCATGGGTATTGCGGCGATGGTCATCGGCGTCATCTCCAACCCGTGGTTGCTCGCCACGGTGCTGGGCTTCTTCGCGCCCGTCTGATCCTTTCGTGCCCGTGCCCGTGCCCGTGCCCGTGCCCGTCCTTTCGTGCTCGAGCCCGAGTCGTAGGCTGGGCGCATGGTTTCCGAGTTGTTCGATCCCGAACTCTGGCGCGACGTCGAAGGGTTCGAGGGTCTCACCGACCTGACCTACCACCAGGATGTGACCGGTCGTGTGGCGCGAGTTGCGTTCAACCGGCCCGAGGTGCGCAATGCGTTCCGTCCGCACACAGTCGATGAGCTGTACCGCGCGCTCGACGATGCGCGTCAGAACCCGCGCATCGGCGTTGTGCTGCTCACCGGCAATGGACCCAGCCCGAAGGATGGCGGTTGGGCGTTCTGTTCGGGCGGCGACCAGCGCATCCGTGGTCGCGACGGTTACCAGTACGAGGACGGCACCGCCGCCGTCGGCAGACTCCACATCCTTGAGGTGCAGCGCCTCATCCGCACGATGCCCAAGGTTGTCATCGCCGTGGTCCCCGGCTGGGCTGCCGGTGGCGGGCACTCGCTGCACGTGGTGTGCGACCTGACGATCGCGTCGCGTGAGCACGGCATGTTCAAGCAGACGGATGCCGATGTCGGCTCCTTCGACGCCGGCTACGGCAGCGCGTACCTGGCGCGGCAGGTCGGCCAAAAGGTGGCGCGCGAGATCTTCTTCCTCGCCGAAACGTATGACGCAGAGCGCGCGTTCCAGATGAACGCGATCAACCGTGTCGTGCCGCACGCCGAGCTCGAGTCGACCGCGTACGAGTGGGCGACCACGATCCTCGGCAAGTCGCCGACGGCGATCCGGATGCTGAAGTTCGCGTTCAACCTCGTGGATGACGGGCTCATGGGGCAGCAGGTTTTCGCGGGTGAGGCAACCCGTCTCGCCTACGGAACCGATGAGGCCGTCGAGGGGCGTGACGCGTTCCTCGAGAAGCGCGCACCCGACTGGGGTCCGTTCCCCTGGCAGTACTAGTGCGATGACCCGTCCCCTGGAGGTCATCCCGGCGGAGCCCCATCGGGTGGCTGCGGCGCTGGAGGCCGCGTTGTCGGGGAGTGGGCCGGCCATCCTTCCGCATCCCGATCCGTCTTCCGCGGTGGATGTGCCCGAGCTGGTGCCGCAGAAGGTTGCGGTGGTTGTTGAGACGAGTGGGTCGACGGGTCGGCCGAAACGTGTGGCGATCTCCCCGGATGCGTTGCTCGCCAACGCGGCGGCATCGGAGGTGGCGCTGGGTGGCCCCGGACAGTGGATGCTCGCCCTCCCCGCCCACTACATCGCGGGTATCGCGGTGCTCGTGAGGGCGCTGGCCGCGCAAATCGCTCCGGTGTTTCTGGATCCGTCGGGGTTCACCGCCGAGCGTTTTGTTGCGGCGGCGGGTGAGTTGGATCATCCGCGACGTTTTGTCTCCCTCGTGCCGGTGCAGCTGTCGCGTCTGCTCGACACGGACGATGCGGTCCACGCTCTGCGGGGCTTCGAGCGGGTGCTTGTGGGTGGGCAGTCGATGCCGTCGGCGCTCGCGGCCCGGGCCGATGAGCTGGGTGTGTCGATCACCCGCACCTATGGGTCGAGCGAAACGAGTGGGGGTTGCGTTTACGACGGGGTGGCGATCGGCGACACGAGGGTGCGCATCTCGGATGGTCGGGTGGAGCTTGCGGGGAGCATGCTCGCGGAGGGTTACCTGGGTGACCCGGAGCGCACGGAGCTCGCGTTTCGTGACGAGCACGGTGACCGGTGGTTCCGTACGGATGACACGGGTGAGGTCGTCGACGGTGTGCTGACGATCACGGGGCGTGCCGACGATGTGATTGTGTCGGGCGGGGTGAAGGTGTCGCTGGCCGCGGTGGAGGCTGTGGTGCGGGGGATGCCCGGGCTGGAGCAGGCGGTCGTGGTGGCGGCCCCGCATCCGGTGTGGGGTGAGTCTCCGGTGGTGGTGAGTGAGCTGGCGGTGACGCGTGAGGAGGTGCGCTCAGTGGTGGCGGAGCAGTTGGGTGCGGCGGCCGCCCCGACCGAGGTGGTGATCGTTGACCGGGTGCCGTTGTTGCCGTCGGGCAAGCCCGATCGGCTCACTGTCGCCGCACTCGTCTCGGGTTCTCGCGGTGACGCCTGATTACTAGGGGAACCTTCGGTTCCATGCGCTGGGCCACTACTCCGGGCGGCGCATCCGGTGGCGGGGTCCACCAGTGTTCGATCTCGCCGTCGGGGTTCTCCACGATGACAATGCACCACTTGTTGGCATGGAGCTCGTGATGGTGGAACCTGCACAACGGGATGCCGTTCTTGAGGGTGGTGTTGCGTCCGTTCCAGGCCTGCATGTGGTGGACCTCGGTCATGGCCGGGGGTCGATCGCACCCGGGCACAGCGCATCCGCCCCACTGTGCGGCGAGTGCTGCACGGTCGGCCGAGCAGTGCAAGCGACGGGTAGCGCCAGCCTCGACGGCTTGCGTGCCGCGGAAGGCGATGGGAATCACTCCGCTCGTGCAGATGTGCTTGCGCGCAGTGCCGACGCCCACTGTCACACCCTGTCCTTCGAACCATGCCGCGCCTTCGCCCGACTCCAGATCCTCGAGCGTGACGTGCACGCGCACGGCGGGGCTGCGTGAACCGAAGAGGGTTTTCGGGTCGATGTCGGTGTTCGCGGCGCGTGTGGCGAGTTCGACGATGTCCACGAGTGTGTCGAGGGCGAGCTGCGCATTCGTGCGGGGGTCGGCGACGAGTGTCTCGGCCCGCGCGGCCTCGTCGGGGTCGACAAAACGTGGACCTCCCCGACGCGGCGACGTGATGCTGTCGATGGCACCCGTGATGACGGCGGCGGACTCGGGATCCAGCAGAGCGCTCAGCTTTGTCATGCCGTCGGGAAGCTGGTGCCAGGTCAGCGATCGGCGAGAACGGCGATGTTCTTCGAGGTCGGAGATCGAGGCGACATCGAGTGCTTCGCGAAGAGAGCGCGCGGACTTCGCCATCGACTCCGGCGAAGCCGAGCCCGCTATATCGACGAGTTGGTGTGCGGCGTCGAGGAGGTCGTCGGCAGCAACCGTCGCGGAGGGTGCTCCGAGACCCGAGGTGATGGCGGCGGCCGTAGCGACAGAGAGCGAGCCGTCCCCTAGGCCGGAGTCGACCGGAGCCAACCACGGTGAGTCCTGGCCGATTGCCGTCGCCACGACGGTCAGTTCTTTCGCTTCGGTGCGCGAAACACCGCCGAGCGTTTGGATGGCCTTCTCCGCCGTGGGTGCGCCGAGCCGGGACGCGAGACCGGCGTGGCCTAATGCTGGATCGGAACGACGGACCAGTTCGGCGACGATGGCGAGCTTTGCGGCATCCACTCGCCTGCGTGCTGCCGTTACCTCCGAGTCGAGCTCGAGGAGGCGCTCATCCGATACCGAACACAGCTCGTCGAGGCGCGGCAGCTCAACAACCTCGGAGGGGAGGGGAGCCGTCGCTGTCATGGATCGATTCTACCCGACATTAGAACATACGTTCTATACAAATCGCCGATTGTGGAAAGCTGACGGAATAGTCGTGCCCATCCCGTGAAGGCCCCGAATAGGTGCCCACTATTAGGATTCTCGTCGTGGCTTCCCCGAAACAACAACGCATCGACCCCGCATCCGTGCCCGCTCCGTCGAAGAAGGCCGGCAGCACAAAAAAGCCAGGCGCCCGCAAACCCAAGGTTGTGCCGCCCTCGGCGCGCAAGGCCAAGCGGGCGAGCCTCGGCGACTGGATTTCGGCGGCACGACTGCTGACGCTCCCACTCTCCATCGCGCCCGTGCTGCTGGGTGCTGCGATCGCGTTCGTGTACCCCCGCGCGGAGGGCGACCTGGTCGGCTTCTGGATTCTCGCCGCCGCCTGCCTCGCGGTGGCCGTCTTCCTGCAGATCGGTGTCAATTACGCCAACGACTACTCCGACGGGGTTCGGGGAACGGATGACGACCGCGTAGGCCCCGCCCGGCTTACCGCTTCGGGTGCCGCTCGTCCCCGCACCGTGCTCACCGTCGCGCTCGTCTTCTTCGCGCTCGCCGCGGCCGCCGGCGTCTTCATCGTCATCCGCACGGAGCACTGGTGGTTGCTCGCCGTCGGCGCGGTCGCGATCCTCGCCGCGTGGTTCTACACGGGTGGCAAGCGCCCCTACGGTTACTTCGCGCTGGGTGAG
This genomic window from Antiquaquibacter oligotrophicus contains:
- the ccsB gene encoding c-type cytochrome biogenesis protein CcsB — its product is MGVYTVAFIMFALDLARRSAISPVTASERVARATSGAAYGGTAVIEATDAPARPAAPRYLRAAMALTALAWALQVTGTVLRGIAAERVPWANMYEFTLTGTAIIVGVFLAVQFWQDLRFLGTFITGFALIALGVATVNFYVPVVPLPPALQSPWLIIHVFVATLGTGFFALGAGLSIVQLLKSRRTSGPKFLSTLPSADKLETLAYRLNIVGFVFWTFTLIAGAIWAERAWGRYWGWDTKEVWTFIIWVIFAGYIHARATRGWRGARSAWLAIIGFTAVLFNFTIVNLFFKGLHAYSGL
- a CDS encoding o-succinylbenzoate synthase; the protein is MRPPLDELLDTTHVVSLPLVSRFRGIDVREAMLLEGPHGWTEFSPFTEYADPEAAAWLAAAIDFGWNAAPPLLRDSIPVNATVPALAAADVPATLARFAGTRTAKVKVAERGQTLDDDVARVAAVRAALGPEGRIRVDANGAWNVDEAEHAIHALAPYDLEYVEQPCATVEELAEIRQRVRYMGIPIAADESVRKASDPLAVARAGAADVLIAKVQPLGGVRRVLSLEAEVGLPMVVSSGLETSVGISMGLHLAGALPSLDFDCGLGTAALLAADVTDAPLLPRDGALPVRRVVPSPGLLRRHAATQDRTLWWRARLERCWELLEA
- a CDS encoding 1,4-dihydroxy-2-naphthoyl-CoA synthase, coding for MVSELFDPELWRDVEGFEGLTDLTYHQDVTGRVARVAFNRPEVRNAFRPHTVDELYRALDDARQNPRIGVVLLTGNGPSPKDGGWAFCSGGDQRIRGRDGYQYEDGTAAVGRLHILEVQRLIRTMPKVVIAVVPGWAAGGGHSLHVVCDLTIASREHGMFKQTDADVGSFDAGYGSAYLARQVGQKVAREIFFLAETYDAERAFQMNAINRVVPHAELESTAYEWATTILGKSPTAIRMLKFAFNLVDDGLMGQQVFAGEATRLAYGTDEAVEGRDAFLEKRAPDWGPFPWQY
- a CDS encoding AMP-binding protein, encoding MTRPLEVIPAEPHRVAAALEAALSGSGPAILPHPDPSSAVDVPELVPQKVAVVVETSGSTGRPKRVAISPDALLANAAASEVALGGPGQWMLALPAHYIAGIAVLVRALAAQIAPVFLDPSGFTAERFVAAAGELDHPRRFVSLVPVQLSRLLDTDDAVHALRGFERVLVGGQSMPSALAARADELGVSITRTYGSSETSGGCVYDGVAIGDTRVRISDGRVELAGSMLAEGYLGDPERTELAFRDEHGDRWFRTDDTGEVVDGVLTITGRADDVIVSGGVKVSLAAVEAVVRGMPGLEQAVVVAAPHPVWGESPVVVSELAVTREEVRSVVAEQLGAAAAPTEVVIVDRVPLLPSGKPDRLTVAALVSGSRGDA
- a CDS encoding HNH endonuclease signature motif containing protein, with amino-acid sequence MTATAPLPSEVVELPRLDELCSVSDERLLELDSEVTAARRRVDAAKLAIVAELVRRSDPALGHAGLASRLGAPTAEKAIQTLGGVSRTEAKELTVVATAIGQDSPWLAPVDSGLGDGSLSVATAAAITSGLGAPSATVAADDLLDAAHQLVDIAGSASPESMAKSARSLREALDVASISDLEEHRRSRRSLTWHQLPDGMTKLSALLDPESAAVITGAIDSITSPRRGGPRFVDPDEAARAETLVADPRTNAQLALDTLVDIVELATRAANTDIDPKTLFGSRSPAVRVHVTLEDLESGEGAAWFEGQGVTVGVGTARKHICTSGVIPIAFRGTQAVEAGATRRLHCSADRAALAAQWGGCAVPGCDRPPAMTEVHHMQAWNGRNTTLKNGIPLCRFHHHELHANKWCIVIVENPDGEIEHWWTPPPDAPPGVVAQRMEPKVPLVIRRHRENPRRVRRQ
- a CDS encoding 1,4-dihydroxy-2-naphthoate polyprenyltransferase, which translates into the protein MASPKQQRIDPASVPAPSKKAGSTKKPGARKPKVVPPSARKAKRASLGDWISAARLLTLPLSIAPVLLGAAIAFVYPRAEGDLVGFWILAAACLAVAVFLQIGVNYANDYSDGVRGTDDDRVGPARLTASGAARPRTVLTVALVFFALAAAAGVFIVIRTEHWWLLAVGAVAILAAWFYTGGKRPYGYFALGELVAFLFFGIVATAGTVFVLANDIPFETWIAAASIGAIAAAALLVNNIRDREKDAVVSKRTLAVLIGDRASRILYAFLIIVPPLAATVFFSLVFEMSYLAYFALLAAVPAAVITLFARTPGELVIALRLTSLTALLYALGLGYGIAF